A stretch of the Cyprinus carpio isolate SPL01 chromosome B4, ASM1834038v1, whole genome shotgun sequence genome encodes the following:
- the shank3b gene encoding SH3 and multiple ankyrin repeat domains protein 3 isoform X3: MPISPPADGKHEALDRPRQQHTPTNGNHGDDSIRASPGTKSNSDPMEDLHGNAVVIRIGIPDLQQTKCLRLDLEAPVWVCKQRVLVTLTQSLTDVLNYGLYLPAFNGRAGKFLDEERLLREYPFPTVTPVPYLEFRYKRRVYTQSHVDDKQLAKLHTKANLKKFMEYVQQRCVDKVCRFLEKGLDPNFHDAESGESPLTLVAQLDTCADLIKVLRSGGAHLDFRTRDGLTALHKAVQTHNHVALTTLLDLGASPDYKDSRGLTPLYHSAMVGGDPYCCELLLYDHAQLGYSDENGWQEIHQACRHGNVQHLEHLLFYGAEMSAQNASGNTALHLCALYNQEGCARVLLFRGANKEIKNYNNQTAFQVAIIAGNFDLAEIIKIHKTSDVVPFRETPSYSSRRRAVCVSPRRSLMRSASDNALDESLPAPSPAPSLRSLPPLEPDDTNPSQRSPQAAHTHTRSLRRHTRSGGHLSPGSPVQREPSPPAVSRGPKRRLYSAVPGRTFIAVSSHTPQGEGEITLNRGERVKVLSIGEGGFWEGSVKGRTGWFPAHCVEEVQMRQYDPRLETREDRTKRLFRHYTVGSYDNYTSYSDYVIEEKSATLQKRDSEGFGFVLRGAKAETPIEEFTPTPAFPALQYLESVDLEGVAWRAGLRTGDFLIEVNGVSVVKVGHRQVVSLIRQGGSRLVMKVVSVTRKPDTGDVVRKKAPPPPKRDPSTSLTLRSKSMTAELEELASRRRRGEKLDEMLSSPKEPVVVMRPRPADSDSRAATVKQRPTSRRITQAEINSLLERQGLPISSLAVDKSHMQLPRGMSRTKSFGAPEDERISALIGEHRFPRSSSMTDSFRQDSIPPPPQTAPPPPPTPYFLDSGPPPSFHPPPPPSRAANQSRSSFRPGAEPKLHGPVTTDRQRKTRSMIILQDTTHLPVEPAPIARPQTPTSGAVPPERGRRRGPPVENPYANVGRLSAVYTPTKPQRRKSPLVKQGPVEEGATTQTSRDPSPLGGSRIPHSSRAEQFQQQVLSERARITPPGARRRPSVFLSVEGSTTEPQTTPLLSQSHSVDELAELPPPAPMLSPGPPPGGTTFIHPLTGRPLDPSSPLALALAARERALSGRNTPTPTPSPTPSPTQGRAVERPETEGGATPPAPLEAPPSNSWRDEPVSITETASQVTSGSPGSGRSLEEVLVPPSVQGVQPALMDTEHTPPAVPPTLPSPAPTLSNLTARSLTMSSEEDAEPYTVTLPPALLSSSDEETREELRKIGLVPPPQPFSNGLLIKETPKATLSISPSGSRPSIAKTSSGKASDSTADSGVEDPHMETTSTVSTVSSMSTLSSESTDSAHASKPRSGVGRGRPAHLRDPLLKQSSDSELLPHPPSTGPSRPRYLFQRRSKLWGEEPRGQMGGSDESRPAAMGAELLSKDSHSLGEEPPMGAPLDPGRRSPVGGARLFSSLGELHTISQRSYGTTFTIRPGSRYPVTRRTPSPGATPERSEPLGPVRTFGPHHHHHTILKSSSLSLPQEPKEVRFVMRSASARARSRSPSPSPCASPCPSPVLGAPLLALRPFRQRPLALWSKYDVGEWLESVGLGEHRARFLEHEIEGAHLPALTKDDLAELGVTRVGHRMNIERALKQLLES, translated from the exons ATGCCTATCAGTCCACCTGCCGACGGCAAACATGAGGCTCTCGACCGGCCGCGGCAACAACACACCCCTACCAACGGTAATCACGGAGATGACAGCATTCGGGCCTCTCCAGGGACTAAATCTAACTCCGACCCTATGGAGGATCTCCACGGAAATGCAGTTGTCATCCGCATCGGAATCCCTGATCTGCAGCAAACG AAATGCCTGCGATTGGACCTTGAGGCTCCAGTGTGGGTTTGTAAGCAGCGAGTTCTGGTCACTCTGACACAAAGCCTGACCGATGTGCTTAACTATGGCCTCTACCTCCCTGCCTTTAACGGGCGTGCCGGAAAGTTCCTTGATGAGGAGAGATTGCTCAGGGAGTATCCATTCCCTACGGTCACACCTGTACCATACCTAGAG TTCCGTTACAAGAGGCGTGTTTACACTCAGAGCCATGTAGATGACAAGCAACTGGCCAAACTACATACCAAG GCCAATCTAAAGAAGTTTATGGAGTATGTTCAACAAAGGTGTGTGGACAAGGTCTGCAGGTTCCTGGAGAAAGGGCTGGACCCCAACTTTCATGATGCTGAGAGTGGGG AATCTCCTCTCACTCTCGTGGCCCAGCTGGACACTTGTGCCGATCTGATTAAGGTGTTGAGGAGCGGAGGAGCCCATCTGGACTTCAGAACCAGAGACGGCCTAACGGCGCTGCACAAAGCGGTCCAAACGCACAACCATGTAGCATTGACT ACATTGTTGGATCTGGGGGCGTCTCCGGACTATAAGGACAGTCGTGGGCTCACCCCCCTCTATCACAGCGCCATGGTTGGGGGAGATCCATACTGCTGCGAGCTGCTGTTGTACGATCACGCCCAGCTGGGCTACAGCGATGAGAACGGCTGGCAGGAGATCCATCAG GCTTGTCGTCATGGAAATGTGCAGCACCTTGAGCACCTGTTATTCTATGGAGCGGAGATGAGTGCTCAGAATGCCTCAGGAAACACAGCACTACACCTGTGTGCCCTCTACAACCAG GAAGGCTGTGCTAGAGTTCTCCTGTTTCGAGGAGCAAATAAAGAAATCAAGAACTACAACAACCAAACAGCATTTCAG GTTGCTATCATCGCAGGGAACTTTGACCTGGCAGAAATCATCAAGATTCATAAAACCTCAGATGTTG TGCCTTTCAGGGAGACACCTTCTTATTCGTCTCGGCGGCGTGCGGTCTGCGTATCCCCACGTCGCTCTCTGATGCGATCGGCCAGTGATAATGCTCTAGATGAGAGTCTGCCAGCTCCCTCTCCGGCCCCCTCACTTCGCAGCCTGCCCCCGCTGGAGCCCGACGACACCAACCCATCCCAGCGCAGCCCCCAGGCTGCTCACACTCACACGCGCAGCCTCAGGAGACACACCCGCTCAGGAGGACACCTTAG CCCTGGCAGTCCTGTACAGAGAGAGCCGAGTCCTCCTGCCGTGTCTCGAGGGCCCAAGAGACGGCTGTACAGTGCGGTGCCCGGCCGAACCTTCATCGCTGTCAGCTCCCACACTCCACAGGGCGAGGGTGAGATCACACTCAACCGAGGAGAGAGGGTCAAAG TGCTAAGCATAGGTGAAGGTGGATTCTGGGAAGGCTCAGTTAAAGGACGAACTGGCTGGTTTCCTGCCCACTGTGTAGAGGAAGTCCAGATGAGACAATATGACCCACGACTTG AGACAAGAGAGGATCGCACCAAGAGACTTTTCAGGCACTACACTGTTGGCTCCTACGACAACTATACCTCTTACAG TGATTATGTTATAGAAGAAAAAAGTGCAACGTTGCAGAAGAGAGACAGCGAAGGATTTGGCTTTGTGCTTCGGGGAGCTAAAG CTGAGACACCCATAGAAGAGTTCACACCTACTCCTGCTTTTCCTGCCCTGCAATACCTGGAGTCTGTGGACCTGGAAGGGGTGGCGTGGAGGGCAGGGCTAAGGACAGGAGATTTTCTCATAGAG GTAAATGGGGTGAGCGTAGTCAAGGTGGGACATAGGCAGGTGGTATCACTGATTCGGCAAGGTGGAAGTCGGCTAGTAATGAAGGTGGTGTCTGTCACACGCAAACCTGACACTGGAGACGTCGTCCGCAAGAAAG CCCCACCACCTCCCAAGAGAGACCCAAGCACCAGCCTGACCCTGCGCTCAAAAAGCATGACTGCAGAACTGGAGGAGCTGG CGTCAAGGAGAAGGAGGGGAG AGAAGTTGGATGAGATGTTGAGTTCGCCCAAAGAACCGGTTGTAGTGATGAGGCCACGTCCTGCGGATTCAGACTCCAGAGCAGCCACTGTGAAACAGAGACCAACAAGTCGCCGCATCACACAGGCTGAGATCAAT tcTCTGTTAGAGAGGCAGGGTTTGCCAATAAGTTCCCTGGCTGTGGACAAAAGTCATATGCAGCTGCCTCGGGGAATGTCAAGAACCAAGTCATTTG GTGCTCCTGAAGATGAAAGAATCTCAGCCCTGATTGGAGAGCATCGCTTTCCGAGAAGCTCCTCGATGACTGACAGCTTTAGACAAGATAGTATTCCACCCCCTCCACAGACagctcctccaccacctccaaCTCCCTACTTCCTAGATTCAGGGCCACCACCGTCCTTTCATCCACCTCCGCCCCCTTCTCGCGCTGCCAACCAGAGCCGTTCAAGCTTCCGCCCAGGGGCGGAGCCCAAACTCCATGGCCCAGTCACGACAGACCGCCAGCGAAAAACACGCTCCATGATCATTCTTCAGGACACCACCCATTTGCCAGTGGAGCCTGCCCCTATTGCAAGACCACAAACGCCTACCTCTGGAGCGGTTCCACCTGAACGTGGTCGTAGGCGTGGACCACCTGTGGAGAATCCGTATGCTAACGTGGGTCGTCTAAGTGCAGTCTATACTCCTACGAAGCCCCAGCGGAGAAAGAGCCCACTAGTCAAACAAGGACCAGTTGAGGAGGGAGCCACTACTCAGACTAGTAGAGACCCCTCTCCTTTGGGAGGGTCACGGATTCCCCACAGTAGCCGAGCAGAGCAGTTCCAACAGCAAGTTCTCTCTGAGAGAGCTAGAATTACACCTCCAGGTGCCCGACGCAGACCCAGCGTTTTCCTATCTGTAGAAGGGAGCACGACTGAGCCGCAAACAACCCCGTTACTTTCTCAGTCCCACTCAGTGGATGAGTTGGCCGAGTTGCCTCCACCTGCACCAATGCTTTCCCCTGGCCCGCCACCGGGGGGCACCACTTTTATACACCCTCTAACAGGTCGACCACTGGATCCTTCCTCACCTCTAGCCCTTGCACTGGCTGCACGAGAACGTGCCCTTAGTGGCCGGAATACACCCACTCCTACGCCTTCACCCACACCTTCACCCACTCAAGGTCGAGCAGTTGAAAGGCCAGAGACAGAAGGAGGAGCAACACCACCTGCTCCTCTTGAGGCTCCTCCATCGAATTCCTGGAGAGACGAACCGGTCAGCATCACAGAAACAGCAAGCCAAGTGACTAGTGGTAGCCCTGGGTCTGGACGAAGCCTGGAAGAGGTACTTGTCCCACCAAGCGTGCAAGGTGTCCAACCTGCACTTATGGATACAGAACATACCCCACCGGCAGTCCCACCAACTCTACCTTCCCCTGCCCCTACCCTCTCAAATCTGACTGCTCGAAGTCTGACTATGAGCTCAGAGGAGGACGCGGAGCCTTACACCGTGACACTTCCCCCTGCATTGCTCTCGTCCAGTGATGAGGAAACCAGAGAGGAGCTTCGGAAGATAGGCCTTGTGCCACCCCCTCAACCCTTTTCTAATGGCCTTCTAATTAAAGAAACACCCAAAGCCACTCTAAGCATTTCACCTAGCGGATCACGGCCATCCATTGCAAAGACCTCCTCTGGGAAAGCAAGCGATTCTACGGCAGACTCTGGGGTTGAAGACCCACATATGGAGACCACCAGTACTGTTTCCACAGTCTCCAGCATGTCCACTTTGTCTTCGGAGAGCACAGACTCCGCTCATGCTAGCAAACCACGTTCTGGGGTGGGGCGTGGTCGCCCCGCCCATCTCAGGGACCCACTGCTTAAACAGTCATCAGACAGTGAGCTGCTTCCACACCCACCCAGCACAGGCCCCAGCCGTCCACGCTACCTATTCCAAAGACGTTCCAAACTCTGGGGGGAGGAGCCCCGGGGCCAGATGGGTGGGTCTGATGAAAGTCGGCCTGCTGCTATGGGGGCAGAGTTGCTAAGCAAAGACTCTCATTCTCTGGGGGAGGAGCCACCGATGGGAGCACCCCTTGACCCTGGCAGGAGATCACCTGTGGGAGGTGCCAG ACTCTTTAGTAGTTTAGGGGAGCTTCACACCATCTCTCAGCGGAGTTACGGCACCACCTTCACAATCCGTCCTGGCAGCCGATACCCAGTGACCCGTAGGACTCCAAGCCCTGGAGCCACACCAGAACGGAGTGAACCGCTGGGGCCTGTCCGTACATTCGGCcctcatcaccatcatcacaCAATCCTCAAGTCTTCTAGCCTAAGTTTGCCCCAGGAGCCCAAAGAGGTGCGTTTCGTCATGAGGAGCGCCAGTGCTCGAGCCCGCAGCCGTTCTCCATCCCCCTCTCCATGCGCCTCCCCCTGCCCTTCACCTGTACTGGGAGCCCCTCTCCTGGCCCTGCGGCCATTCAGACAGCGCCCCCTAGCACTGTGGAGTAAGTATGACGTGGGAGAGTGGCTAGAGAGTGTGGGACTAGGAGAACATCGTGCCCGTTTTTTGGAGCATGAGATTGAAGGCGCCCATCTGCCTGCACTGACCAAGGACGATCTGGCAGAATTAGGGGTGACGCGGGTGGGACACCGAATGAACATCGAACGTGCCCTGAAGCAGCTGCTGGAGAGTTGA
- the shank3b gene encoding SH3 and multiple ankyrin repeat domains protein 3 isoform X1: MPISPPADGKHEALDRPRQQHTPTNGNHGDDSIRASPGTKSNSDPMEDLHGNAVVIRIGIPDLQQTKCLRLDLEAPVWVCKQRVLVTLTQSLTDVLNYGLYLPAFNGRAGKFLDEERLLREYPFPTVTPVPYLEFRYKRRVYTQSHVDDKQLAKLHTKANLKKFMEYVQQRCVDKVCRFLEKGLDPNFHDAESGESPLTLVAQLDTCADLIKVLRSGGAHLDFRTRDGLTALHKAVQTHNHVALTTLLDLGASPDYKDSRGLTPLYHSAMVGGDPYCCELLLYDHAQLGYSDENGWQEIHQACRHGNVQHLEHLLFYGAEMSAQNASGNTALHLCALYNQEGCARVLLFRGANKEIKNYNNQTAFQVAIIAGNFDLAEIIKIHKTSDVVPFRETPSYSSRRRAVCVSPRRSLMRSASDNALDESLPAPSPAPSLRSLPPLEPDDTNPSQRSPQAAHTHTRSLRRHTRSGGHLSPGSPVQREPSPPAVSRGPKRRLYSAVPGRTFIAVSSHTPQGEGEITLNRGERVKVLSIGEGGFWEGSVKGRTGWFPAHCVEEVQMRQYDPRLETREDRTKRLFRHYTVGSYDNYTSYSDYVIEEKSATLQKRDSEGFGFVLRGAKAETPIEEFTPTPAFPALQYLESVDLEGVAWRAGLRTGDFLIEVNGVSVVKVGHRQVVSLIRQGGSRLVMKVVSVTRKPDTGDVVRKKAPPPPKRDPSTSLTLRSKSMTAELEELASRRRRGEKLDEMLSSPKEPVVVMRPRPADSDSRAATVKQRPTSRRITQAEINSLLERQGLPISSLAVDKSHMQLPRGMSRTKSFGAPEDERISALIGEHRFPRSSSMTDSFRQDSIPPPPQTAPPPPPTPYFLDSGPPPSFHPPPPPSRAANQSRSSFRPGAEPKLHGPVTTDRQRKTRSMIILQDTTHLPVEPAPIARPQTPTSGAVPPERGRRRGPPVENPYANVGRLSAVYTPTKPQRRKSPLVKQGPVEEGATTQTSRDPSPLGGSRIPHSSRAEQFQQQVLSERARITPPGARRRPSVFLSVEGSTTEPQTTPLLSQSHSVDELAELPPPAPMLSPGPPPGGTTFIHPLTGRPLDPSSPLALALAARERALSGRNTPTPTPSPTPSPTQGRAVERPETEGGATPPAPLEAPPSNSWRDEPVSITETASQVTSGSPGSGRSLEEVLVPPSVQGVQPALMDTEHTPPAVPPTLPSPAPTLSNLTARSLTMSSEEDAEPYTVTLPPALLSSSDEETREELRKIGLVPPPQPFSNGLLIKETPKATLSISPSGSRPSIAKTSSGKASDSTADSGVEDPHMETTSTVSTVSSMSTLSSESTDSAHASKPRSGVGRGRPAHLRDPLLKQSSDSELLPHPPSTGPSRPRYLFQRRSKLWGEEPRGQMGGSDESRPAAMGAELLSKDSHSLGEEPPMGAPLDPGRRSPVGGARCEENGEESKSLFSSLGELHTISQRSYGTTFTIRPGSRYPVTRRTPSPGATPERSEPLGPVRTFGPHHHHHTILKSSSLSLPQEPKEVRFVMRSASARARSRSPSPSPCASPCPSPVLGAPLLALRPFRQRPLALWSKYDVGEWLESVGLGEHRARFLEHEIEGAHLPALTKDDLAELGVTRVGHRMNIERALKQLLES; the protein is encoded by the exons ATGCCTATCAGTCCACCTGCCGACGGCAAACATGAGGCTCTCGACCGGCCGCGGCAACAACACACCCCTACCAACGGTAATCACGGAGATGACAGCATTCGGGCCTCTCCAGGGACTAAATCTAACTCCGACCCTATGGAGGATCTCCACGGAAATGCAGTTGTCATCCGCATCGGAATCCCTGATCTGCAGCAAACG AAATGCCTGCGATTGGACCTTGAGGCTCCAGTGTGGGTTTGTAAGCAGCGAGTTCTGGTCACTCTGACACAAAGCCTGACCGATGTGCTTAACTATGGCCTCTACCTCCCTGCCTTTAACGGGCGTGCCGGAAAGTTCCTTGATGAGGAGAGATTGCTCAGGGAGTATCCATTCCCTACGGTCACACCTGTACCATACCTAGAG TTCCGTTACAAGAGGCGTGTTTACACTCAGAGCCATGTAGATGACAAGCAACTGGCCAAACTACATACCAAG GCCAATCTAAAGAAGTTTATGGAGTATGTTCAACAAAGGTGTGTGGACAAGGTCTGCAGGTTCCTGGAGAAAGGGCTGGACCCCAACTTTCATGATGCTGAGAGTGGGG AATCTCCTCTCACTCTCGTGGCCCAGCTGGACACTTGTGCCGATCTGATTAAGGTGTTGAGGAGCGGAGGAGCCCATCTGGACTTCAGAACCAGAGACGGCCTAACGGCGCTGCACAAAGCGGTCCAAACGCACAACCATGTAGCATTGACT ACATTGTTGGATCTGGGGGCGTCTCCGGACTATAAGGACAGTCGTGGGCTCACCCCCCTCTATCACAGCGCCATGGTTGGGGGAGATCCATACTGCTGCGAGCTGCTGTTGTACGATCACGCCCAGCTGGGCTACAGCGATGAGAACGGCTGGCAGGAGATCCATCAG GCTTGTCGTCATGGAAATGTGCAGCACCTTGAGCACCTGTTATTCTATGGAGCGGAGATGAGTGCTCAGAATGCCTCAGGAAACACAGCACTACACCTGTGTGCCCTCTACAACCAG GAAGGCTGTGCTAGAGTTCTCCTGTTTCGAGGAGCAAATAAAGAAATCAAGAACTACAACAACCAAACAGCATTTCAG GTTGCTATCATCGCAGGGAACTTTGACCTGGCAGAAATCATCAAGATTCATAAAACCTCAGATGTTG TGCCTTTCAGGGAGACACCTTCTTATTCGTCTCGGCGGCGTGCGGTCTGCGTATCCCCACGTCGCTCTCTGATGCGATCGGCCAGTGATAATGCTCTAGATGAGAGTCTGCCAGCTCCCTCTCCGGCCCCCTCACTTCGCAGCCTGCCCCCGCTGGAGCCCGACGACACCAACCCATCCCAGCGCAGCCCCCAGGCTGCTCACACTCACACGCGCAGCCTCAGGAGACACACCCGCTCAGGAGGACACCTTAG CCCTGGCAGTCCTGTACAGAGAGAGCCGAGTCCTCCTGCCGTGTCTCGAGGGCCCAAGAGACGGCTGTACAGTGCGGTGCCCGGCCGAACCTTCATCGCTGTCAGCTCCCACACTCCACAGGGCGAGGGTGAGATCACACTCAACCGAGGAGAGAGGGTCAAAG TGCTAAGCATAGGTGAAGGTGGATTCTGGGAAGGCTCAGTTAAAGGACGAACTGGCTGGTTTCCTGCCCACTGTGTAGAGGAAGTCCAGATGAGACAATATGACCCACGACTTG AGACAAGAGAGGATCGCACCAAGAGACTTTTCAGGCACTACACTGTTGGCTCCTACGACAACTATACCTCTTACAG TGATTATGTTATAGAAGAAAAAAGTGCAACGTTGCAGAAGAGAGACAGCGAAGGATTTGGCTTTGTGCTTCGGGGAGCTAAAG CTGAGACACCCATAGAAGAGTTCACACCTACTCCTGCTTTTCCTGCCCTGCAATACCTGGAGTCTGTGGACCTGGAAGGGGTGGCGTGGAGGGCAGGGCTAAGGACAGGAGATTTTCTCATAGAG GTAAATGGGGTGAGCGTAGTCAAGGTGGGACATAGGCAGGTGGTATCACTGATTCGGCAAGGTGGAAGTCGGCTAGTAATGAAGGTGGTGTCTGTCACACGCAAACCTGACACTGGAGACGTCGTCCGCAAGAAAG CCCCACCACCTCCCAAGAGAGACCCAAGCACCAGCCTGACCCTGCGCTCAAAAAGCATGACTGCAGAACTGGAGGAGCTGG CGTCAAGGAGAAGGAGGGGAG AGAAGTTGGATGAGATGTTGAGTTCGCCCAAAGAACCGGTTGTAGTGATGAGGCCACGTCCTGCGGATTCAGACTCCAGAGCAGCCACTGTGAAACAGAGACCAACAAGTCGCCGCATCACACAGGCTGAGATCAAT tcTCTGTTAGAGAGGCAGGGTTTGCCAATAAGTTCCCTGGCTGTGGACAAAAGTCATATGCAGCTGCCTCGGGGAATGTCAAGAACCAAGTCATTTG GTGCTCCTGAAGATGAAAGAATCTCAGCCCTGATTGGAGAGCATCGCTTTCCGAGAAGCTCCTCGATGACTGACAGCTTTAGACAAGATAGTATTCCACCCCCTCCACAGACagctcctccaccacctccaaCTCCCTACTTCCTAGATTCAGGGCCACCACCGTCCTTTCATCCACCTCCGCCCCCTTCTCGCGCTGCCAACCAGAGCCGTTCAAGCTTCCGCCCAGGGGCGGAGCCCAAACTCCATGGCCCAGTCACGACAGACCGCCAGCGAAAAACACGCTCCATGATCATTCTTCAGGACACCACCCATTTGCCAGTGGAGCCTGCCCCTATTGCAAGACCACAAACGCCTACCTCTGGAGCGGTTCCACCTGAACGTGGTCGTAGGCGTGGACCACCTGTGGAGAATCCGTATGCTAACGTGGGTCGTCTAAGTGCAGTCTATACTCCTACGAAGCCCCAGCGGAGAAAGAGCCCACTAGTCAAACAAGGACCAGTTGAGGAGGGAGCCACTACTCAGACTAGTAGAGACCCCTCTCCTTTGGGAGGGTCACGGATTCCCCACAGTAGCCGAGCAGAGCAGTTCCAACAGCAAGTTCTCTCTGAGAGAGCTAGAATTACACCTCCAGGTGCCCGACGCAGACCCAGCGTTTTCCTATCTGTAGAAGGGAGCACGACTGAGCCGCAAACAACCCCGTTACTTTCTCAGTCCCACTCAGTGGATGAGTTGGCCGAGTTGCCTCCACCTGCACCAATGCTTTCCCCTGGCCCGCCACCGGGGGGCACCACTTTTATACACCCTCTAACAGGTCGACCACTGGATCCTTCCTCACCTCTAGCCCTTGCACTGGCTGCACGAGAACGTGCCCTTAGTGGCCGGAATACACCCACTCCTACGCCTTCACCCACACCTTCACCCACTCAAGGTCGAGCAGTTGAAAGGCCAGAGACAGAAGGAGGAGCAACACCACCTGCTCCTCTTGAGGCTCCTCCATCGAATTCCTGGAGAGACGAACCGGTCAGCATCACAGAAACAGCAAGCCAAGTGACTAGTGGTAGCCCTGGGTCTGGACGAAGCCTGGAAGAGGTACTTGTCCCACCAAGCGTGCAAGGTGTCCAACCTGCACTTATGGATACAGAACATACCCCACCGGCAGTCCCACCAACTCTACCTTCCCCTGCCCCTACCCTCTCAAATCTGACTGCTCGAAGTCTGACTATGAGCTCAGAGGAGGACGCGGAGCCTTACACCGTGACACTTCCCCCTGCATTGCTCTCGTCCAGTGATGAGGAAACCAGAGAGGAGCTTCGGAAGATAGGCCTTGTGCCACCCCCTCAACCCTTTTCTAATGGCCTTCTAATTAAAGAAACACCCAAAGCCACTCTAAGCATTTCACCTAGCGGATCACGGCCATCCATTGCAAAGACCTCCTCTGGGAAAGCAAGCGATTCTACGGCAGACTCTGGGGTTGAAGACCCACATATGGAGACCACCAGTACTGTTTCCACAGTCTCCAGCATGTCCACTTTGTCTTCGGAGAGCACAGACTCCGCTCATGCTAGCAAACCACGTTCTGGGGTGGGGCGTGGTCGCCCCGCCCATCTCAGGGACCCACTGCTTAAACAGTCATCAGACAGTGAGCTGCTTCCACACCCACCCAGCACAGGCCCCAGCCGTCCACGCTACCTATTCCAAAGACGTTCCAAACTCTGGGGGGAGGAGCCCCGGGGCCAGATGGGTGGGTCTGATGAAAGTCGGCCTGCTGCTATGGGGGCAGAGTTGCTAAGCAAAGACTCTCATTCTCTGGGGGAGGAGCCACCGATGGGAGCACCCCTTGACCCTGGCAGGAGATCACCTGTGGGAGGTGCCAG ATGTGAGGAGAATGGAGAAGAGAGTAAATC ACTCTTTAGTAGTTTAGGGGAGCTTCACACCATCTCTCAGCGGAGTTACGGCACCACCTTCACAATCCGTCCTGGCAGCCGATACCCAGTGACCCGTAGGACTCCAAGCCCTGGAGCCACACCAGAACGGAGTGAACCGCTGGGGCCTGTCCGTACATTCGGCcctcatcaccatcatcacaCAATCCTCAAGTCTTCTAGCCTAAGTTTGCCCCAGGAGCCCAAAGAGGTGCGTTTCGTCATGAGGAGCGCCAGTGCTCGAGCCCGCAGCCGTTCTCCATCCCCCTCTCCATGCGCCTCCCCCTGCCCTTCACCTGTACTGGGAGCCCCTCTCCTGGCCCTGCGGCCATTCAGACAGCGCCCCCTAGCACTGTGGAGTAAGTATGACGTGGGAGAGTGGCTAGAGAGTGTGGGACTAGGAGAACATCGTGCCCGTTTTTTGGAGCATGAGATTGAAGGCGCCCATCTGCCTGCACTGACCAAGGACGATCTGGCAGAATTAGGGGTGACGCGGGTGGGACACCGAATGAACATCGAACGTGCCCTGAAGCAGCTGCTGGAGAGTTGA